From a region of the Cucumis sativus cultivar 9930 chromosome 6, Cucumber_9930_V3, whole genome shotgun sequence genome:
- the LOC116404454 gene encoding E3 ubiquitin-protein ligase UPL6-like, producing the protein MSALSEVDLRGSIRVSFVNEFGVEEAGIDGGGIFKDVMENITRAAFDVQYGLFKQIADHLLYPNPGSGMIHEQHLQFFHFLEVLLAKVMFEGTLVDILFATFFLSKLKQK; encoded by the exons ATGAGTGCATTGTCTGAAGTTGATCTTCGAGGATCG ATACGTGtgtcttttgttaatgaatttggAGTTGAGGAGGCAGGAATTGATGGTGgtggtatttttaaagatgtcaTGGAGAACATTACACGGGCAGCCTTTGACGTGCAGTATGGTTTATTTAAG CAAATTGCTGACCATTTGCTCTACCCCAATCCTGGTTCGGGAATGATACATGAGCAACATCTccagtttttccatttcctcgaAGTTCTTTTGGCAAAG GTCATGTTTGAAGGAActcttgttgatatactttttgcaacattcttcttgagcaagttaaaacagaagtaa